Proteins encoded in a region of the Ralstonia pseudosolanacearum genome:
- the hemA gene encoding glutamyl-tRNA reductase, with protein sequence MQLLTLGINHHTAPLSLREKVAFPLEQLKPALGTLRQHLPHRKSTAEAAILSTCNRTELYCATDGNLPEDTAHEHAIRWLAHHHNIDAGELAPHVYALGQSQAVRHAFRVASGLDSMVLGETQILGQMKDAVRTATEAGALGTYLNQLFQRTFAVAKEVRGTTEIGAHSVSMAAAAVRLAQRIFESIAEQRVLFIGAGEMIELCATHFAAQKPRETVVANRTLERGEKLAEALSNQGLNARAVRLAELPARLGEFDIVVSCTASTLPIIGLGAVERAIKQRRHRPMFMVDLAVPRDIEPEVARLSDVFLYTVDDLGAIVREGNALRQAAVAQAEAIIETRVQNFMHWLDARSVVPIIRDLHAHAEALRQGELERAQRMLARGDDPALVLEALSQALTKKFLHGPTHALNHAQGEGREQLIDLLPGLFRQSSHSER encoded by the coding sequence ATGCAGTTGCTCACCCTCGGAATCAACCACCATACGGCGCCGCTTTCCCTGCGCGAGAAGGTGGCGTTTCCGCTCGAGCAGCTCAAGCCCGCGCTGGGCACGCTGCGCCAGCATCTGCCGCACCGCAAGAGCACGGCCGAAGCCGCCATCCTCTCCACCTGCAACCGCACCGAGCTCTACTGCGCGACCGACGGCAACCTGCCCGAAGACACCGCCCACGAGCACGCCATCCGCTGGCTGGCCCACCACCACAACATCGACGCCGGCGAACTGGCACCCCACGTGTATGCGCTGGGCCAGTCGCAGGCCGTGCGCCACGCCTTCCGCGTGGCCAGCGGGCTCGATTCCATGGTGCTGGGCGAGACGCAGATCCTCGGCCAGATGAAGGACGCGGTGCGCACCGCCACCGAAGCCGGCGCACTGGGCACGTACCTGAATCAGCTGTTCCAGCGCACCTTCGCGGTCGCCAAGGAGGTGCGCGGCACCACCGAGATCGGCGCGCATTCCGTGTCGATGGCCGCGGCGGCGGTGCGACTGGCGCAACGCATCTTCGAATCGATCGCCGAGCAGCGCGTGCTCTTCATCGGCGCCGGCGAGATGATCGAACTGTGCGCCACCCACTTCGCCGCGCAGAAGCCGCGCGAAACGGTAGTCGCCAACCGCACGCTGGAACGCGGCGAAAAGCTGGCCGAGGCGCTGTCGAACCAGGGCCTGAACGCCCGCGCCGTGCGTCTGGCCGAACTGCCGGCCCGGCTCGGCGAGTTCGACATCGTCGTGTCATGCACGGCCAGCACGCTGCCGATCATCGGCCTGGGCGCCGTCGAGCGCGCCATCAAGCAGCGCCGCCACCGCCCGATGTTCATGGTCGACCTCGCGGTGCCGCGCGACATCGAGCCGGAAGTCGCGCGCCTGTCCGACGTGTTCCTCTACACCGTGGACGACCTCGGCGCCATCGTGCGCGAGGGCAACGCGCTGCGGCAGGCCGCGGTGGCGCAAGCCGAAGCCATCATCGAGACGCGCGTGCAGAACTTCATGCACTGGCTCGATGCGCGCAGCGTGGTGCCCATCATCCGCGACCTGCACGCGCACGCCGAGGCGCTGCGGCAAGGCGAACTCGAACGCGCGCAGCGCATGCTGGCGCGCGGCGATGACCCGGCGCTGGTGCTCGAAGCGCTGTCGCAGGCGCTCACCAAGAAATTCCTGCACGGCCCGACCCACGCGCTCAACCACGCGCAGGGCGAGGGCCGCGAACAGCTGATCGACCTGCTGCCGGGCCTGTTCCGCCAGTCCAGCCACTCCGAGCGCTAG
- a CDS encoding GlsB/YeaQ/YmgE family stress response membrane protein, whose product MGWIGPLWVGLAVGTAARWLHPRGMRLGLLAAMLAGAAGALLAYYGGQLAHLYADGQVLAWTAAVAGAMAGPAAWGLLRG is encoded by the coding sequence ATGGGGTGGATCGGGCCGCTATGGGTGGGGCTGGCCGTCGGCACGGCGGCGCGGTGGCTGCATCCGCGCGGGATGCGGCTGGGCCTGCTGGCGGCGATGCTGGCCGGTGCCGCCGGGGCGTTGCTGGCGTACTACGGCGGGCAGCTCGCCCATCTGTACGCGGATGGCCAGGTCCTGGCCTGGACGGCGGCGGTGGCCGGCGCGATGGCGGGGCCGGCGGCCTGGGGGCTGCTGCGCGGCTAG
- the ychF gene encoding redox-regulated ATPase YchF, giving the protein MSLQCGIVGLPNVGKSTLFNALTKAGIAAENYPFCTIEPNVGVVEVPDQRLSALADIVKPERVLPAVVEFVDIAGLVAGASKGEGLGNQFLANIRETDAITHVVRCFEDENVIHVAGKIDPIADIEVINTELALADLATVEKALTRYSKAAKSGNDKEAAKLVAVLEKARGVLDEAKAVRTLSLSDEEWALLKPLCLITAKPTMYVANVKDDGFENNPHLDAVRAYAAETGSPVVAVCAAIEAEIADLDDADKTEFLADMGMDEPGLNRVIRAAFKLLGLQTYFTAGVKEVRAWTIHIGDTAPRAAAAIHTDFERGFIRAQTIAFDDFIQYKGEQGAKEAGKMRAEGKEYIVKDGDVLHFLFNV; this is encoded by the coding sequence ATGAGCCTCCAATGCGGCATCGTCGGTCTGCCGAACGTCGGCAAGTCGACCCTGTTCAATGCACTGACCAAAGCCGGCATCGCCGCCGAGAACTACCCGTTCTGCACCATTGAGCCCAACGTCGGCGTGGTCGAGGTGCCGGACCAGCGCCTGTCCGCCCTGGCCGACATCGTCAAGCCGGAGCGCGTGCTGCCGGCGGTAGTCGAGTTCGTCGATATCGCAGGCCTGGTGGCGGGCGCATCCAAGGGCGAAGGCCTGGGCAACCAGTTCCTGGCCAACATCCGCGAAACGGACGCCATCACCCACGTGGTGCGTTGTTTCGAAGATGAAAACGTCATCCACGTGGCCGGCAAGATCGACCCGATCGCCGACATCGAAGTGATCAACACCGAACTGGCGCTGGCCGATCTCGCCACGGTGGAAAAGGCCCTGACGCGCTACAGCAAGGCCGCCAAGTCGGGCAACGACAAGGAAGCCGCCAAGCTGGTGGCCGTGCTGGAAAAGGCGCGTGGCGTGCTGGACGAGGCCAAGGCCGTGCGCACCCTGAGCCTGTCCGACGAGGAATGGGCGCTGCTCAAGCCGCTGTGCCTGATCACCGCCAAGCCGACCATGTACGTCGCCAACGTCAAGGACGACGGCTTCGAGAACAACCCGCATCTGGACGCCGTGCGCGCCTATGCCGCAGAGACCGGCTCGCCGGTGGTGGCCGTGTGCGCGGCCATCGAGGCCGAGATCGCCGACCTGGACGATGCCGACAAGACCGAGTTCCTGGCCGACATGGGCATGGACGAGCCGGGCCTGAACCGCGTGATCCGCGCCGCCTTCAAGCTGCTGGGGCTGCAGACCTACTTCACCGCCGGCGTGAAGGAAGTGCGGGCCTGGACCATCCACATCGGCGACACCGCGCCGCGCGCCGCCGCCGCCATCCACACCGACTTCGAGCGCGGCTTCATCCGCGCGCAGACCATCGCCTTCGACGATTTCATCCAGTACAAGGGTGAACAGGGCGCCAAGGAAGCCGGCAAGATGCGGGCCGAAGGCAAGGAGTACATCGTCAAGGACGGGGACGTGCTGCACTTCCTGTTCAACGTCTGA
- a CDS encoding flagellar protein FliT produces MSRTLATPRTPQGSDSLFASYEAIASLSAEMVEAAEAGDWAGVSALERECALYMERLGRTPSRPVLSEAELQRKRDLMMRILANDARVRALVCPRQDQLLRPMDAARRSIGARQAYAAVSYY; encoded by the coding sequence ATGTCCAGGACCCTCGCCACCCCCCGCACGCCGCAAGGCAGCGACAGCCTGTTCGCCAGCTATGAGGCCATTGCCAGCCTGTCGGCGGAGATGGTCGAGGCGGCCGAGGCCGGGGACTGGGCGGGCGTGAGCGCCCTGGAGCGAGAGTGCGCCCTCTATATGGAGCGGCTCGGCCGCACGCCGTCGCGTCCGGTGCTGTCCGAGGCGGAGCTCCAGCGCAAGCGCGACCTGATGATGCGCATCCTGGCCAACGACGCCCGTGTCCGGGCGCTGGTCTGCCCGCGCCAGGACCAGTTGCTGCGTCCCATGGATGCCGCGCGCCGCTCGATCGGCGCCCGCCAGGCCTACGCCGCCGTTTCCTATTATTGA
- a CDS encoding lytic transglycosylase domain-containing protein — MAGPTLAQTVRDSRPDGHRLAGLRWIRAGAALALCLSSLAAHAAGDCFEQAGAYQGVNPTVLRAIAWFESKGDPRAVHRNADGSVDIGQAQINSIHFGTLARYGVPQHALTDACVNIYVAAWLLKQKMVKHGNTWRAIGAYHSETPAQRDAYARSIQRVLVTWGELKPGQ, encoded by the coding sequence ATGGCCGGCCCCACACTCGCCCAGACTGTCCGAGACAGCCGCCCGGATGGCCACAGGCTTGCGGGCCTGCGCTGGATCCGCGCGGGTGCGGCGCTGGCGCTATGCCTGTCGAGCCTGGCGGCCCACGCGGCGGGGGACTGCTTCGAGCAGGCCGGGGCCTACCAGGGCGTCAACCCGACCGTGCTGCGCGCGATCGCGTGGTTCGAGTCAAAGGGCGACCCGCGCGCCGTGCATCGCAATGCCGACGGGTCGGTCGATATCGGCCAGGCGCAGATCAATTCGATCCACTTCGGCACGCTGGCGCGCTACGGCGTGCCGCAGCACGCGCTGACCGATGCCTGCGTCAACATCTACGTGGCCGCCTGGCTGCTCAAGCAGAAGATGGTGAAGCACGGCAACACGTGGCGCGCCATCGGCGCCTACCACTCCGAGACGCCCGCGCAGCGCGATGCCTATGCGCGCAGCATCCAGCGCGTGCTGGTGACGTGGGGTGAACTGAAGCCCGGACAGTGA
- a CDS encoding UbiH/UbiF family hydroxylase — translation MNTPAFSSSAGAPAFHVAVVGGGIVGRACALRLAQAGLRVAHVAPAASPVPSSAGPDAWDARVYAFSSSSQALLEQLRIWPALDMSRVQPVQDMRVFGDAAAARGEHAHADLHFSAYAAGAPQLAWIAESSLVERALETALRFAHTVQTFARAATGFEMEADAVRLTLADGQVIRAECVVGADGKQSWVRQQAGIRADAKPYRQLGVVANFQAEHWHQDTAWQWFLGASADGARASGDTAPARGEILAMLPLPDRRVSMVWSADEDHARDLLALSPDALCRAVEAAAGGAVAARFGRLSCVTPAQGFPLVLQHAERLVAPRVVLVGDAAHVIHPLAGQGMNLGLRDVAELGQVMAERETMRDHGDLRLLRRYERARREDLLSLTAATDGLHTLFALPGTLPRMVRNAGMRVVGLTPFIKRLLVRHALG, via the coding sequence ATGAATACACCCGCGTTTTCCTCCTCCGCCGGCGCGCCGGCGTTCCACGTCGCGGTGGTGGGCGGCGGCATTGTCGGGCGCGCGTGCGCGCTGCGACTGGCCCAGGCCGGCTTGCGCGTCGCCCACGTGGCGCCCGCCGCATCGCCCGTGCCGTCGTCGGCCGGGCCGGATGCCTGGGACGCCCGCGTCTACGCGTTCTCGTCCAGCTCGCAGGCGCTGCTCGAGCAGTTGCGCATCTGGCCGGCGCTAGACATGTCGCGCGTGCAGCCGGTGCAGGACATGCGTGTCTTCGGCGACGCGGCGGCCGCGCGCGGCGAGCATGCGCACGCCGACCTGCATTTCTCCGCCTATGCGGCCGGCGCGCCGCAGTTGGCGTGGATTGCCGAATCGTCTCTGGTCGAGCGCGCGCTGGAAACCGCGCTGCGGTTCGCCCATACCGTCCAGACTTTCGCCCGCGCCGCCACGGGCTTCGAGATGGAGGCCGATGCCGTGCGCCTGACGCTGGCCGACGGACAGGTGATCCGCGCCGAATGCGTGGTCGGCGCCGACGGTAAGCAGTCGTGGGTGCGCCAGCAGGCCGGCATCCGCGCCGACGCGAAGCCTTATCGCCAGCTGGGCGTGGTCGCCAACTTCCAGGCCGAGCACTGGCACCAGGACACCGCCTGGCAGTGGTTCCTCGGCGCCTCGGCCGATGGCGCGCGCGCGTCGGGCGATACCGCCCCCGCGCGCGGCGAGATCCTCGCCATGCTGCCGCTGCCGGACCGGCGCGTGTCGATGGTGTGGTCCGCCGACGAAGACCATGCGCGCGACCTGCTGGCGTTGTCGCCCGATGCGCTGTGCCGCGCGGTCGAGGCGGCCGCCGGCGGCGCGGTGGCGGCGCGCTTCGGGCGGCTGTCGTGCGTCACCCCGGCGCAGGGGTTCCCGCTGGTGCTGCAGCATGCCGAGCGGCTGGTCGCGCCGCGGGTCGTGCTGGTCGGCGATGCGGCGCATGTGATTCATCCGCTGGCCGGCCAGGGCATGAACCTGGGCCTGCGCGATGTCGCAGAATTGGGCCAGGTGATGGCGGAACGTGAAACCATGCGCGATCATGGCGATCTGAGGCTGCTGCGCCGCTACGAGCGGGCCCGCCGCGAAGACCTGCTGTCGCTGACGGCCGCCACGGATGGGCTGCACACGCTGTTCGCCCTGCCGGGCACATTGCCCCGCATGGTCCGCAACGCGGGCATGCGCGTGGTGGGCCTGACGCCATTCATCAAACGCCTGCTGGTCAGGCACGCGCTAGGCTAG
- a CDS encoding DsbC family protein, translated as MSFRIRVAAIASAALVVAMGAGYALTAGAAEPALDKVKASVQKALGSNAEIKGVAKSPLPGLYEVNLGSQVVYTDATGRYVLNGDLLDTQTATNLTQERMAEINRIKWSDLPLDRAVKWVKGNGARKVAVFSDPNCPYCHKLEQMFSQVDNITVYTFLFPILSEDSNTKAKQIWCASDRAKAWRDWMVSKSAPGGDGSCDTPLEDNLKLGRALNVNGTPAIIFMDGSRAPGLIDAATLERKFASLKKS; from the coding sequence ATGTCGTTTCGTATTCGGGTGGCGGCCATCGCCTCGGCGGCGCTGGTTGTCGCCATGGGCGCGGGCTACGCGCTGACCGCCGGTGCGGCCGAGCCTGCGCTGGACAAGGTCAAGGCCTCGGTGCAGAAGGCGCTGGGATCGAACGCCGAGATCAAGGGCGTGGCCAAGTCGCCGCTGCCGGGGCTGTACGAGGTGAATCTCGGCAGCCAGGTCGTCTACACGGATGCCACCGGCCGCTATGTGCTCAACGGCGACCTGCTCGATACGCAGACCGCCACCAACCTCACGCAGGAGCGCATGGCCGAGATCAACCGCATCAAGTGGTCCGACCTGCCGCTGGATCGCGCGGTGAAGTGGGTCAAGGGCAACGGCGCGCGCAAGGTCGCCGTGTTCTCCGACCCGAACTGCCCGTACTGCCACAAGCTGGAGCAGATGTTCTCGCAGGTCGACAACATCACGGTCTACACCTTCCTGTTCCCGATCCTGTCCGAGGATTCCAACACCAAGGCCAAGCAGATCTGGTGCGCGTCCGACCGTGCCAAGGCCTGGCGCGACTGGATGGTGTCCAAGAGCGCCCCGGGCGGTGACGGCAGTTGCGACACGCCGCTGGAGGACAACCTGAAGCTGGGCCGCGCACTCAACGTCAACGGCACCCCGGCCATCATCTTCATGGACGGCTCGCGGGCGCCGGGCCTGATCGATGCGGCCACGCTGGAACGCAAGTTCGCGTCGCTGAAGAAGTCGTGA
- the acuI gene encoding acrylyl-CoA reductase (NADPH), whose product MSFRALMLEKQEGGTQARVTELDDAALSSPEALADALTAGDVLVRIDWSTINYKDGLAITGRGPVVRKWPMVAGIDGAGTVIESSHPDWKAGDAVVLNGWGVGETHWGCLAQRARLSGDWLVALPAGLDTRAAMAIGTAGYTAMLSVLALERSGVTPGDGEVLVTGASGGVGSIAIAVLGKLGYRVVASTGKLAEADFLRALGAAEVIDRAELSAPGKPLQKERWAAVVDSVGSHTLANACAQVRYGGIVTACGLAQGMEFPATVAPFILRGVTLHGINSVTAPRALRQTAWQRLAADLAPARLAAITREIALGEAIGAAHDILAGRMRGRAVVDVNR is encoded by the coding sequence ATGTCGTTTCGCGCGCTGATGCTGGAAAAACAGGAAGGCGGGACGCAGGCCCGGGTGACGGAGCTGGACGATGCCGCGCTGTCCTCGCCCGAGGCGCTTGCCGATGCGCTGACCGCCGGCGACGTGCTGGTCCGCATCGACTGGTCGACCATCAACTACAAGGACGGCCTGGCCATCACCGGCCGCGGTCCGGTGGTGCGCAAGTGGCCGATGGTGGCCGGCATCGACGGTGCCGGCACGGTCATCGAATCGTCGCACCCGGACTGGAAGGCGGGCGATGCGGTGGTGCTCAACGGCTGGGGCGTCGGCGAGACGCACTGGGGCTGCCTGGCACAGCGGGCACGGCTGTCGGGTGACTGGCTGGTGGCGCTGCCGGCCGGGCTCGACACGCGCGCCGCCATGGCGATCGGCACGGCCGGCTATACGGCGATGCTGTCGGTGCTGGCGCTCGAGCGCAGCGGCGTGACGCCGGGCGACGGCGAGGTGCTGGTGACCGGCGCATCGGGTGGCGTCGGCTCAATCGCCATCGCGGTGCTGGGCAAGCTCGGCTATCGCGTGGTGGCTTCCACCGGCAAGCTTGCCGAAGCCGATTTCCTGCGCGCGCTGGGCGCCGCCGAGGTGATCGACCGCGCTGAACTATCGGCGCCCGGCAAGCCGCTGCAGAAGGAGCGCTGGGCGGCGGTGGTCGATTCGGTCGGCTCGCACACGCTGGCCAATGCCTGCGCGCAGGTGCGCTACGGCGGCATCGTCACCGCCTGCGGGCTGGCGCAGGGCATGGAGTTCCCGGCGACGGTCGCGCCGTTCATCCTGCGCGGCGTGACGCTGCACGGCATCAACAGCGTGACCGCGCCGCGCGCATTGCGGCAGACCGCCTGGCAGCGCCTGGCGGCCGATCTGGCGCCGGCGCGCCTGGCCGCCATCACGCGCGAGATCGCGCTGGGCGAGGCCATCGGCGCGGCGCACGACATCCTGGCCGGCAGGATGCGCGGGCGGGCGGTGGTGGACGTCAACCGATAG
- a CDS encoding M61 family metallopeptidase, whose translation MKPTRYTIAPAAPEAHLFTVTVTVDVPDPQGQRFSLPAWIPGSYMIREFARNIVRIEATCGERAVRLAKLDKHTWQAAPCSGPLTVSYDVYAWDLSVRAAHLDPTHGFFNGTSVFLRVEGSEQVRCLVDIQPPAGDAYRGWRVATALREASGRVQGRAGAKRYGFGWYEAADYDELIDHPVEMGAFALVSFEACGAQHDAVFTGRVPNLDLERIARDFKRICEAQIRLFEPHTAAAPFLDSNRRYVFMTMVTTDGYGGLEHRASTALMCARNDLPVTGRDETTEGYRTFLGLVSHEYFHTWNVKRIKPAVFVPYALDREVHTPLLWLFEGFTSYYDDLMLVRSGLISEAQYLEMLAKTWNGVLRGSGRLKQSVAESSFDAWTKYYRQDENAPNALVSYYTKGSLVALALDLTIRTQTGGEHSLDDVMRALWAASGRDFYAPGHAQRGVTEAELIALMEETTGLRLRTLVRQLADGRDDPPLPALFKAIGVTATRKPAETALGLGAKVGAENGFVKLLQVFDGGPAQRAGLSAGDLVVAVDGLRVPSGQLDKSLARHRADDTVPVHVFRRDELMQLDVTLSADATPQFALALSAEPSPLRSAWLGKRAAARGARPAKSRSAA comes from the coding sequence ATGAAGCCGACCCGCTACACCATCGCCCCCGCCGCGCCCGAGGCGCATCTGTTCACCGTCACCGTCACGGTCGACGTGCCCGATCCGCAGGGCCAGCGCTTCTCGCTGCCGGCGTGGATTCCGGGCAGCTACATGATCCGCGAGTTCGCCCGCAACATCGTGCGCATCGAGGCGACGTGCGGCGAACGCGCGGTGCGCCTGGCCAAGCTCGACAAGCACACCTGGCAGGCGGCGCCGTGCAGCGGCCCGCTGACGGTGTCGTACGACGTGTACGCATGGGACCTGTCGGTGCGGGCCGCGCACCTCGACCCCACGCACGGCTTCTTCAACGGCACCTCGGTGTTCCTGCGCGTGGAGGGGAGCGAGCAGGTCCGCTGCCTGGTCGACATCCAGCCGCCCGCGGGCGATGCCTACCGCGGCTGGCGCGTCGCCACCGCATTGCGCGAGGCGAGCGGCCGCGTGCAGGGCAGGGCGGGCGCCAAGCGCTACGGCTTCGGCTGGTACGAGGCCGCCGACTATGACGAGCTGATCGATCATCCGGTCGAGATGGGCGCCTTCGCGCTGGTCTCGTTCGAGGCCTGCGGCGCGCAGCACGACGCCGTCTTTACCGGCCGCGTGCCGAACCTCGACCTGGAGCGCATCGCCCGCGACTTCAAGCGCATCTGCGAGGCGCAGATCCGCCTGTTCGAGCCGCATACCGCCGCCGCGCCCTTCCTCGACAGCAATCGCCGCTACGTCTTCATGACCATGGTGACGACCGACGGCTACGGCGGCCTGGAGCATCGCGCCAGCACCGCGCTGATGTGCGCGCGCAATGACTTGCCCGTGACCGGCCGCGACGAGACCACCGAGGGCTACCGCACCTTCCTCGGCCTGGTCAGCCACGAGTATTTCCATACCTGGAACGTCAAGCGCATCAAGCCGGCCGTCTTCGTGCCGTATGCGCTGGACCGCGAGGTGCACACGCCGCTGCTGTGGCTGTTCGAGGGCTTCACCAGCTACTACGACGACCTGATGCTGGTGCGCTCGGGGCTGATCTCGGAAGCGCAGTATCTGGAGATGCTCGCCAAGACCTGGAACGGCGTGCTGCGCGGCAGCGGGCGCCTGAAGCAGAGCGTGGCGGAAAGCTCGTTCGATGCCTGGACCAAGTACTACCGCCAGGACGAGAACGCCCCCAATGCCCTCGTCAGCTACTACACCAAGGGCTCGCTGGTGGCGCTGGCGCTGGATCTGACCATCCGCACGCAGACCGGCGGCGAGCATTCGCTCGACGATGTGATGCGCGCGCTGTGGGCCGCCAGCGGCCGCGATTTCTACGCGCCCGGCCACGCCCAGCGCGGCGTCACCGAAGCCGAGCTGATCGCCCTGATGGAAGAGACCACCGGCCTGCGCCTGCGCACGCTGGTGCGCCAGCTGGCCGACGGCCGGGACGATCCGCCGCTGCCCGCGCTGTTCAAGGCGATCGGCGTGACGGCCACGCGCAAGCCGGCCGAGACTGCGCTGGGCCTGGGCGCCAAGGTCGGCGCGGAGAACGGCTTCGTCAAGCTGCTGCAGGTGTTCGACGGCGGACCGGCGCAGCGCGCCGGCCTGTCCGCGGGCGACCTGGTCGTCGCGGTGGATGGCCTGCGCGTGCCGTCCGGCCAGCTCGACAAGAGCCTGGCGCGCCACCGCGCCGACGACACCGTGCCCGTGCACGTGTTCCGCCGCGACGAACTGATGCAACTGGACGTGACCCTGTCCGCGGACGCCACGCCGCAGTTCGCGCTGGCGCTGTCGGCCGAGCCGTCGCCGCTGCGCTCGGCGTGGCTGGGCAAGCGCGCCGCGGCCCGTGGCGCCCGCCCGGCGAAGTCCAGGTCGGCTGCCTGA
- a CDS encoding FUSC family protein produces the protein MDYVHDPRTFLYSHYVSRGIRTATGVIGLTLLALFAMDLQGAMVVSIGALCTSQMDLPSPLRHKFNELLACVLLTTLVTFIVAVATPYAILPAVIVVVSFLAGLMAVYGNKTLSLQFAALFVMTLTFTEAFAFREALEHTAQFFLGAAGYMAFAMAVAWGQRRRIKEQVLAECLYELAIYVERKAGFYDTALDFDAQFDALVRQQISVADKQQLARDFVFRDNRDKRDTGDGRLVQIHMRMLDLYEYLLSTNTDYPLLRQWLADAEIMRLLRDSIERMRLDLEALAYAVGRDRPSPTPMPYDKEMAAIDAALHELQHGHHAIPLEAIAALEESVATVRGAIRLMAQLHAATATPVALSSVLLRPDMTPFLTRQQYELRLVLDAFNWRSPTLRFALRTAMAVAAGLWIADHLPYASHGYWVLLTIVVILKPTFSMTRQRNVDRVLGTLIGCVIAAVLLRYVHSTWVLLGVLYLSTAASAAFVTVRYRYTAAAAAVQVLIQINLLLPGSKGAIGERLVDTLLGAAIATAFSYVLPAWEYRNLPKLVDDVLRTNRRFIESARDLLLGSPKDDFAYRVQRKQFMDALTGLIAAFARMLNEPKSRHRAVDNLNRFIVQNYLVAAHVAAVRILVRQRGQELDAADTHALIEQTAESALESLARAKERFDQAIHEGGWGVRPRDTQELGAAEFADQSARSRMIDAATHPDSLSAMHLLERRLQALRADTAKIALRCGALGRALRLAD, from the coding sequence ATGGACTACGTACACGATCCGCGCACCTTCCTCTACAGCCATTACGTTTCGCGCGGCATCCGGACCGCCACCGGCGTGATCGGCCTGACGCTGCTGGCCCTGTTTGCGATGGACCTGCAGGGCGCCATGGTGGTGTCGATCGGCGCGCTGTGCACCAGCCAGATGGACCTGCCCAGCCCGCTGCGGCACAAGTTCAACGAGCTGCTGGCATGCGTGCTGCTGACCACGCTGGTGACCTTCATCGTGGCGGTGGCGACGCCGTACGCGATCCTGCCGGCGGTGATCGTGGTGGTCAGCTTCCTGGCGGGGCTGATGGCGGTGTACGGCAACAAGACGCTGTCGCTGCAGTTCGCGGCGCTGTTCGTGATGACGCTCACCTTCACCGAGGCGTTCGCCTTCCGCGAGGCGCTGGAGCACACCGCCCAGTTCTTCCTCGGCGCGGCCGGCTACATGGCCTTTGCGATGGCGGTGGCGTGGGGCCAGCGGCGCCGCATCAAGGAGCAGGTGCTGGCCGAATGCCTGTACGAGCTGGCCATCTATGTCGAGCGCAAGGCCGGCTTCTACGATACCGCGCTCGATTTCGACGCGCAGTTCGACGCGCTGGTGCGCCAGCAGATCTCGGTGGCCGACAAGCAGCAGCTCGCGCGCGATTTCGTCTTCCGCGATAACCGCGACAAGCGCGACACCGGCGACGGCCGCCTGGTGCAGATCCACATGCGCATGCTGGATCTGTACGAATACCTGCTGTCGACCAACACAGACTACCCGCTGCTGCGCCAGTGGCTGGCCGACGCCGAGATCATGCGGCTGCTGCGCGACAGTATCGAGCGGATGCGGCTGGACCTCGAAGCGCTGGCCTACGCCGTCGGCCGCGACCGGCCGTCGCCCACGCCGATGCCGTACGACAAGGAGATGGCCGCCATCGATGCCGCGCTGCACGAGCTGCAGCACGGCCACCACGCGATTCCGCTGGAGGCCATCGCCGCGCTGGAGGAGTCGGTCGCGACCGTGCGCGGCGCGATCCGCCTGATGGCGCAGCTGCACGCCGCCACCGCCACGCCGGTGGCGCTGTCCTCCGTCCTGCTGCGGCCGGACATGACGCCCTTCCTGACGCGGCAACAATATGAGCTGCGGCTGGTGCTGGACGCCTTCAACTGGCGCTCGCCGACCCTGCGCTTCGCCCTGCGCACGGCCATGGCGGTGGCCGCCGGGCTGTGGATCGCCGACCACCTGCCGTACGCCTCGCACGGCTACTGGGTGCTGCTGACCATCGTGGTGATCCTCAAGCCGACCTTCAGCATGACGCGCCAGCGCAATGTCGACCGCGTGCTGGGCACGCTGATCGGCTGCGTGATCGCCGCCGTGTTGCTGCGCTACGTGCATTCGACGTGGGTCCTGCTGGGGGTGCTGTACCTGTCGACGGCCGCCAGCGCCGCCTTCGTCACCGTGCGCTACCGCTACACGGCGGCGGCGGCAGCGGTGCAGGTGCTCATCCAGATCAACCTGCTGCTGCCGGGCAGCAAGGGCGCCATCGGCGAACGGCTGGTCGACACGCTGCTCGGCGCGGCCATCGCCACCGCCTTCAGCTATGTGCTGCCGGCTTGGGAATACCGCAACCTGCCCAAGCTGGTGGACGATGTGCTGCGCACCAACCGGCGCTTCATCGAGTCCGCGCGCGATCTGCTGCTCGGCTCGCCCAAGGACGACTTCGCCTATCGCGTGCAGCGCAAGCAGTTCATGGATGCGCTGACCGGGCTGATCGCCGCCTTCGCCCGCATGCTGAACGAGCCCAAGAGCCGGCACCGGGCGGTCGACAACCTGAACCGCTTCATCGTGCAGAACTACCTGGTCGCCGCGCATGTGGCGGCGGTGCGCATCCTGGTACGCCAGCGCGGACAGGAGCTCGACGCCGCCGACACGCACGCCCTGATCGAACAGACCGCCGAGTCCGCGCTGGAGAGCCTGGCGCGCGCCAAGGAACGCTTCGACCAGGCCATCCACGAAGGCGGCTGGGGCGTGCGCCCACGTGACACGCAAGAGCTGGGCGCGGCCGAATTCGCCGACCAGTCGGCGCGCTCGCGCATGATCGACGCCGCCACGCATCCCGATTCGCTGTCGGCCATGCACCTGCTGGAGCGGCGCCTGCAGGCGCTGCGTGCGGATACCGCGAAGATCGCGCTGCGCTGCGGCGCGCTGGGGCGGGCGCTGCGTTTGGCGGACTAA